In Amblyraja radiata isolate CabotCenter1 chromosome 28, sAmbRad1.1.pri, whole genome shotgun sequence, one DNA window encodes the following:
- the c28h11orf54 gene encoding ester hydrolase C11orf54 homolog, producing MAASVEKSALHVPSLEEFCQVLRDGLKSNFAEVQVSVVDCPDLTQAPYTFAAAGLCGNPRIADVGGVPHLVPLPQTDKIYNLNNIAEEVELPSAFILGAGAASFKAVGVNAELMPNVFTKGDGKPEVNHSYSAKIDPVTGGCVLEKYGEKYNSCDFALLANLYISEGRPGKVVEVRSCRRTGPTNFVTCMREALGKHFGAKPVGVGGTFLIQKGKAKIHVMPDFSSCPLNSDEDLNNWLKFFDMNSPLICQSVFVSRDLGFDLRVEHTHCFSHHGEGGHYHYDTTPDIVEYLGYFLPAEYLYRIDRPKKT from the exons TGTTACGGGATGGGTTGAAGAGTAACTTTGCTGAGGTTCAGGTGTCGGTGGTGGACTGTCCCGATCTTACACAGGCACCCTACACATTTGCTGCAGCAG GTCTATGTGGGAATCCCCGAATTGCGGATGTTGGTGGGGTTCCTCACCTCGTACCCCTTCCACAAACCGACAAG ATCTACAATCTCAATAATATTGCTGAGGAGGTGGAGTTGCCCAGTGCCTTCATCCTTGGAGCAGGAGCTGCATCATTTAAAGCTGTTGGTGTGAATGCTGAG CTTATGCCCAATGTTTTTACCAAAGGAGATGGCAAACCGGAGGTGAATCATAGCTACAGTGCCAAGATAGACCCAGTCACTGGGGGATGTGTCCTGGAGAAATATGGTGAAAAGTATAATAGCTGTGATTTTGCATTGCTGGCCAACTTgtacatcagtgaggggaggcctGGAAAG GTTGTTGAGGTAAGGAGCTGCAGACGGACAGGACCGACTAATTTTGTGACCTGCATGAGGGAAGCACTTGGAAAGCACTTTGGAGCCAAACCTGTGGGAGTGGGAGGAACTTTCCTGATCCAGAAAGGAAAAGCCAAGATTCATGTTATG CCCGATTTTTCATCCTGTCCTCTGAACAGTGACGAGGATTTAAACAATTGGCTGAAATTCTTTGACATGAATTCTCCCCTCATTTGCCAATCAGTGTTTGTGTCCCGGGACCTG GGATTTGACCTTCGTGTTGAACATACCCATTGTTTCAGCCATCATGGAGAGGGTGGACACTACCACTATGACACCACCCCGGACATTGTGGAGTACCTTGGTTATTTTCTGCCGGCAGAATACCTTTACCGCATAGACCGACCGAAGAAAACCTAA